The following coding sequences are from one Culex quinquefasciatus strain JHB chromosome 1, VPISU_Cqui_1.0_pri_paternal, whole genome shotgun sequence window:
- the LOC6035648 gene encoding ABC transporter G family member 23 isoform X3, giving the protein MLITGSETSVATIDDGGTMWARQQHAVSVRHAFKQYGSKKKPNQVLSNLNMTVAKGTIYGLLGASGCGKTTLLSCIVGRKRLNQGEIWVLGGKPGTKGSGVPGKRVGYMPQEIALYGEFSIRETMMYFGWIFGMQTTEIRERLQFLLNFLDLPSETRLVKNLSGGQQRRVSFAVALMHDPELLILDEPTVGVDPLLRQSIWNHLVHITKAGQKTVIITTHYIEEARQAHTIGLMRSGRLLAEESPACLLSMYRCSSLEDVFLKLSRKQGQQNAAPAELNISNNISLSALAFGKAKDNPVYVSQESGVVGLNFHQSKEVLISDTNGSTYALASPQINGLNGSAPGVISQAVECDDCGDCGSDCMQLTTRGKMKALLVKNFLRMWRNVGVMLFIFALPVMQVILFCLAIGRDPTNLPMAIVNGEMNATNMGDCYFDAGCSFTNLSCRYLSHLNETIVKNYYPDLDSATEAVRLGNAWGALYFTENFTDALVARIALGRDADDETLDQSEIRVWLDMSNQQIGIMLNRDLQVAYRNFAQELLRVCDNNPKLGDVPIQFKDPIYGTNDPSFTDFVAPGVILTIVFFLAVALTSSALIIERTEGLLDRSWVAGVSPGEILCSHVVTQFVVMCGQTALVLLFMIVVFGVTNNGEIVWIVLLTILQGLCGMCFGFVISAICELERNAIQLALGSFYPTLLLSGVIWPIEGMPLVLRYVSLCLPLTLATSSLRSILTRGWSILDEDVYMGFAATLIWIALFLVVTMIVLKLKRG; this is encoded by the exons ATGTTAATAAC AGGCAGCGAGACGAGTGTAGCGACGATCGACGATGGAGGGACGATGTGGGCCAGGCAGCAGCACGCGGTATCGGTGCGACATGCCTTCAAACAGTACGGCTCAAAGAAGAAACCAAACCAGGTTCTCTCGAACCTGAACATGACAGTAGCCAAAGGAACAAT TTATGGACTTTTAGGAGCATCCGGTTGCGGCAAGACGACACTTTTATCATGTATAGTGGGACGAAAGCGGCTGAATCAGGGAGAGATTTGGGTGCTGGGTGGGAAACCAGGGACAAAAG GATCTGGGGTGCCGGGAAAGCGCGTAGGTTACATGCCACAGGAGATCGCCCTGTACGGCGAGTTCTCCATTCGGGAGACCATGATGTACTTCGGCTGGATCTTCGGCATGCAGACGACCGAGATCCGCGAGCGGTTACAGTTCTTGCTCAACTTTCTGGATCTGCCGTCGGAGACGCGACTGGTGAAGAATCTGAG TGGTGGCCAGCAGAGACGAGTGTCGTTTGCCGTCGCCCTGATGCACGACCCGGAGCTGCTGATCCTGGACGAACCCACCGTCGGTGTCGATCCATTACTTAGGCAAAGTATATGGAATCATCTGGTGCACATTACCAAGGCTGGCCAGAAGACGGTCATCATCACCACACATTACATCGAGGAGGCTCGGCAAGCGCATACG ATCGGTCTGATGCGATCGGGGCGCCTGCTGGCAGAGGAATCTCCAGCCTGTCTGCTGTCGATGTACCGCTGCAGTAGTCTGGAGGATGTCTTCTTGAAGCTGTCCCGCAAGCAAGGACAACAGAATGCCGCCCCTGCTGAGCTCAACATAAG CAATAACATTTCGCTGTCCGCGCTCGCGTTCGGCAAGGCCAAGGACAACCCCGTCTACGTGAGTCAGGAGAGCGGCGTCGTCGGGTTAAACTTCCATCAAAGTAAAGAAGTACTCATTAGTGATACCAACGGTTCGACGTACGCA CTCGCTTCTCCCCAGATCAACGGTCTAAACGGGTCGGCACCGGGAGTGATCAGCCAGGCGGTGGAGTGCGATGATTGTGGGGATTGTGGTTCGGATTGCATGCAG CTTACGACGCGGGGTAAAATGAAGGCGCTTCTGGTGAAGAACTTTCTGCGGATGTGGCGAAACGTGGGCGTAATGTTGTTCATCTTTGCCCTGCCAGTGATGCAGGTGATTCtgttttgtttggcgattgGACGTGACCCGACGAACCTACCGATGGCGATTGTAAACGGTGAAATGAACGCGACCAACATGGGCGACTGCTACTTCGATGCCGGCTGCAGCTTCACGAACCTTTCCTGTAGATACCTGAGTCATTTGAACGAGACGATAGTGAAAAATTACTACCCCGATCTGGACTCGGCCACAGAAGCAGTGCGGTTGGGCAACGCCTGGGGTGCGCTCTACTTCACGGAAAACTTCACCGATGCTCTGGTTGCACGAATTGCGCTTG GCCGAGACGCGGACGACGAAACGCTGGACCAGTCGGAGATTCGAGTGTGGCTTGACATGTCCAACCAGCAGATCGGTATCATGCTCAACAGGGACTTGCAGGTAGCGTACCGGAATTTTGCCCAGGAGCTGCTGCGAGTTTGCGACAATAACCCGAAGCTGGGCGATGTGCCAATTCAGTTCAAGGACCCGATCTACGGTACGAACGACCCGTCGTTTACGGACTTTGTGGCACCGGGAGTTATTCTGAC TATCGTCTTCTTCTTGGCTGTTGCCTTGACATCGTCGGCGCTTATCATCGAGCGAACGGAAGGCCTGCTGGACAGATCGTGGGTTGCCGGAGTGTCCCCTGGAGAGATTCTGTGCTCGCACGTCGTTACTCAGTTTGTGGTGATGTGCGGCCAAACGGCGCTGGTTTTACTCTTCATGATCGTAGTCTTTGGCGTGACGAATAACGGAGAGATCGTGTGGATCGTTCTGCTGACCATTCTGCAGGGTCTGTGCGGTATGTGCTTCGGATTCGTGATTTCCGCCATCTGCGAACTGGAACGGAATGCCATCCAGCTGGCGCTGGGTTCGTTCTATCCGACGTTGCTGCTCTCCGGAGTGATCTGGCCGATCGAGGGTATGCCACTGGTGCTGCGGTACGTGTCGTTGTGCCTTCCGCTGACCTTGGCCACTTCGTCGCTGCGATCGATTCTGACCCGCGGCTGGAGTATACTGGACGAGGACGTGTACATGGGCTTTGCCGCGACGCTCATTTGGATCGCACTCTTCCTGGTGGTCACGATGATCGTCCTTAAGCTCAAGCGAGGCTAG
- the LOC6035648 gene encoding ABC transporter G family member 23 isoform X1: MMAPVGGSTGDPIAIISTGSVVPAVPATQQGGNPATKATELDKRRISRMFSWTAESPVVTGSETSVATIDDGGTMWARQQHAVSVRHAFKQYGSKKKPNQVLSNLNMTVAKGTIYGLLGASGCGKTTLLSCIVGRKRLNQGEIWVLGGKPGTKGSGVPGKRVGYMPQEIALYGEFSIRETMMYFGWIFGMQTTEIRERLQFLLNFLDLPSETRLVKNLSGGQQRRVSFAVALMHDPELLILDEPTVGVDPLLRQSIWNHLVHITKAGQKTVIITTHYIEEARQAHTIGLMRSGRLLAEESPACLLSMYRCSSLEDVFLKLSRKQGQQNAAPAELNISNNISLSALAFGKAKDNPVYVSQESGVVGLNFHQSKEVLISDTNGSTYALASPQINGLNGSAPGVISQAVECDDCGDCGSDCMQLTTRGKMKALLVKNFLRMWRNVGVMLFIFALPVMQVILFCLAIGRDPTNLPMAIVNGEMNATNMGDCYFDAGCSFTNLSCRYLSHLNETIVKNYYPDLDSATEAVRLGNAWGALYFTENFTDALVARIALGRDADDETLDQSEIRVWLDMSNQQIGIMLNRDLQVAYRNFAQELLRVCDNNPKLGDVPIQFKDPIYGTNDPSFTDFVAPGVILTIVFFLAVALTSSALIIERTEGLLDRSWVAGVSPGEILCSHVVTQFVVMCGQTALVLLFMIVVFGVTNNGEIVWIVLLTILQGLCGMCFGFVISAICELERNAIQLALGSFYPTLLLSGVIWPIEGMPLVLRYVSLCLPLTLATSSLRSILTRGWSILDEDVYMGFAATLIWIALFLVVTMIVLKLKRG, encoded by the exons AGGCAGCGAGACGAGTGTAGCGACGATCGACGATGGAGGGACGATGTGGGCCAGGCAGCAGCACGCGGTATCGGTGCGACATGCCTTCAAACAGTACGGCTCAAAGAAGAAACCAAACCAGGTTCTCTCGAACCTGAACATGACAGTAGCCAAAGGAACAAT TTATGGACTTTTAGGAGCATCCGGTTGCGGCAAGACGACACTTTTATCATGTATAGTGGGACGAAAGCGGCTGAATCAGGGAGAGATTTGGGTGCTGGGTGGGAAACCAGGGACAAAAG GATCTGGGGTGCCGGGAAAGCGCGTAGGTTACATGCCACAGGAGATCGCCCTGTACGGCGAGTTCTCCATTCGGGAGACCATGATGTACTTCGGCTGGATCTTCGGCATGCAGACGACCGAGATCCGCGAGCGGTTACAGTTCTTGCTCAACTTTCTGGATCTGCCGTCGGAGACGCGACTGGTGAAGAATCTGAG TGGTGGCCAGCAGAGACGAGTGTCGTTTGCCGTCGCCCTGATGCACGACCCGGAGCTGCTGATCCTGGACGAACCCACCGTCGGTGTCGATCCATTACTTAGGCAAAGTATATGGAATCATCTGGTGCACATTACCAAGGCTGGCCAGAAGACGGTCATCATCACCACACATTACATCGAGGAGGCTCGGCAAGCGCATACG ATCGGTCTGATGCGATCGGGGCGCCTGCTGGCAGAGGAATCTCCAGCCTGTCTGCTGTCGATGTACCGCTGCAGTAGTCTGGAGGATGTCTTCTTGAAGCTGTCCCGCAAGCAAGGACAACAGAATGCCGCCCCTGCTGAGCTCAACATAAG CAATAACATTTCGCTGTCCGCGCTCGCGTTCGGCAAGGCCAAGGACAACCCCGTCTACGTGAGTCAGGAGAGCGGCGTCGTCGGGTTAAACTTCCATCAAAGTAAAGAAGTACTCATTAGTGATACCAACGGTTCGACGTACGCA CTCGCTTCTCCCCAGATCAACGGTCTAAACGGGTCGGCACCGGGAGTGATCAGCCAGGCGGTGGAGTGCGATGATTGTGGGGATTGTGGTTCGGATTGCATGCAG CTTACGACGCGGGGTAAAATGAAGGCGCTTCTGGTGAAGAACTTTCTGCGGATGTGGCGAAACGTGGGCGTAATGTTGTTCATCTTTGCCCTGCCAGTGATGCAGGTGATTCtgttttgtttggcgattgGACGTGACCCGACGAACCTACCGATGGCGATTGTAAACGGTGAAATGAACGCGACCAACATGGGCGACTGCTACTTCGATGCCGGCTGCAGCTTCACGAACCTTTCCTGTAGATACCTGAGTCATTTGAACGAGACGATAGTGAAAAATTACTACCCCGATCTGGACTCGGCCACAGAAGCAGTGCGGTTGGGCAACGCCTGGGGTGCGCTCTACTTCACGGAAAACTTCACCGATGCTCTGGTTGCACGAATTGCGCTTG GCCGAGACGCGGACGACGAAACGCTGGACCAGTCGGAGATTCGAGTGTGGCTTGACATGTCCAACCAGCAGATCGGTATCATGCTCAACAGGGACTTGCAGGTAGCGTACCGGAATTTTGCCCAGGAGCTGCTGCGAGTTTGCGACAATAACCCGAAGCTGGGCGATGTGCCAATTCAGTTCAAGGACCCGATCTACGGTACGAACGACCCGTCGTTTACGGACTTTGTGGCACCGGGAGTTATTCTGAC TATCGTCTTCTTCTTGGCTGTTGCCTTGACATCGTCGGCGCTTATCATCGAGCGAACGGAAGGCCTGCTGGACAGATCGTGGGTTGCCGGAGTGTCCCCTGGAGAGATTCTGTGCTCGCACGTCGTTACTCAGTTTGTGGTGATGTGCGGCCAAACGGCGCTGGTTTTACTCTTCATGATCGTAGTCTTTGGCGTGACGAATAACGGAGAGATCGTGTGGATCGTTCTGCTGACCATTCTGCAGGGTCTGTGCGGTATGTGCTTCGGATTCGTGATTTCCGCCATCTGCGAACTGGAACGGAATGCCATCCAGCTGGCGCTGGGTTCGTTCTATCCGACGTTGCTGCTCTCCGGAGTGATCTGGCCGATCGAGGGTATGCCACTGGTGCTGCGGTACGTGTCGTTGTGCCTTCCGCTGACCTTGGCCACTTCGTCGCTGCGATCGATTCTGACCCGCGGCTGGAGTATACTGGACGAGGACGTGTACATGGGCTTTGCCGCGACGCTCATTTGGATCGCACTCTTCCTGGTGGTCACGATGATCGTCCTTAAGCTCAAGCGAGGCTAG
- the LOC6035648 gene encoding ABC transporter G family member 23 isoform X2, giving the protein MMAPVGGSTGDPIAIISTGSVVPAVPATQQGGNPATKATELDKRRISRMFSWTAESPVVTGSETSVATIDDGGTMWARQQHAVSVRHAFKQYGSKKKPNQVLSNLNMTVAKGTIYGLLGASGCGKTTLLSCIVGRKRLNQGEIWVLGGKPGTKGSGVPGKRVGYMPQEIALYGEFSIRETMMYFGWIFGMQTTEIRERLQFLLNFLDLPSETRLVKNLSGGQQRRVSFAVALMHDPELLILDEPTVGVDPLLRQSIWNHLVHITKAGQKTVIITTHYIEEARQAHTIGLMRSGRLLAEESPACLLSMYRCSSLEDVFLKLSRKQGQQNAAPAELNISNNISLSALAFGKAKDNPVYVSQESGVVGLNFHQSKEVLISDTNGSTYAINGLNGSAPGVISQAVECDDCGDCGSDCMQLTTRGKMKALLVKNFLRMWRNVGVMLFIFALPVMQVILFCLAIGRDPTNLPMAIVNGEMNATNMGDCYFDAGCSFTNLSCRYLSHLNETIVKNYYPDLDSATEAVRLGNAWGALYFTENFTDALVARIALGRDADDETLDQSEIRVWLDMSNQQIGIMLNRDLQVAYRNFAQELLRVCDNNPKLGDVPIQFKDPIYGTNDPSFTDFVAPGVILTIVFFLAVALTSSALIIERTEGLLDRSWVAGVSPGEILCSHVVTQFVVMCGQTALVLLFMIVVFGVTNNGEIVWIVLLTILQGLCGMCFGFVISAICELERNAIQLALGSFYPTLLLSGVIWPIEGMPLVLRYVSLCLPLTLATSSLRSILTRGWSILDEDVYMGFAATLIWIALFLVVTMIVLKLKRG; this is encoded by the exons AGGCAGCGAGACGAGTGTAGCGACGATCGACGATGGAGGGACGATGTGGGCCAGGCAGCAGCACGCGGTATCGGTGCGACATGCCTTCAAACAGTACGGCTCAAAGAAGAAACCAAACCAGGTTCTCTCGAACCTGAACATGACAGTAGCCAAAGGAACAAT TTATGGACTTTTAGGAGCATCCGGTTGCGGCAAGACGACACTTTTATCATGTATAGTGGGACGAAAGCGGCTGAATCAGGGAGAGATTTGGGTGCTGGGTGGGAAACCAGGGACAAAAG GATCTGGGGTGCCGGGAAAGCGCGTAGGTTACATGCCACAGGAGATCGCCCTGTACGGCGAGTTCTCCATTCGGGAGACCATGATGTACTTCGGCTGGATCTTCGGCATGCAGACGACCGAGATCCGCGAGCGGTTACAGTTCTTGCTCAACTTTCTGGATCTGCCGTCGGAGACGCGACTGGTGAAGAATCTGAG TGGTGGCCAGCAGAGACGAGTGTCGTTTGCCGTCGCCCTGATGCACGACCCGGAGCTGCTGATCCTGGACGAACCCACCGTCGGTGTCGATCCATTACTTAGGCAAAGTATATGGAATCATCTGGTGCACATTACCAAGGCTGGCCAGAAGACGGTCATCATCACCACACATTACATCGAGGAGGCTCGGCAAGCGCATACG ATCGGTCTGATGCGATCGGGGCGCCTGCTGGCAGAGGAATCTCCAGCCTGTCTGCTGTCGATGTACCGCTGCAGTAGTCTGGAGGATGTCTTCTTGAAGCTGTCCCGCAAGCAAGGACAACAGAATGCCGCCCCTGCTGAGCTCAACATAAG CAATAACATTTCGCTGTCCGCGCTCGCGTTCGGCAAGGCCAAGGACAACCCCGTCTACGTGAGTCAGGAGAGCGGCGTCGTCGGGTTAAACTTCCATCAAAGTAAAGAAGTACTCATTAGTGATACCAACGGTTCGACGTACGCA ATCAACGGTCTAAACGGGTCGGCACCGGGAGTGATCAGCCAGGCGGTGGAGTGCGATGATTGTGGGGATTGTGGTTCGGATTGCATGCAG CTTACGACGCGGGGTAAAATGAAGGCGCTTCTGGTGAAGAACTTTCTGCGGATGTGGCGAAACGTGGGCGTAATGTTGTTCATCTTTGCCCTGCCAGTGATGCAGGTGATTCtgttttgtttggcgattgGACGTGACCCGACGAACCTACCGATGGCGATTGTAAACGGTGAAATGAACGCGACCAACATGGGCGACTGCTACTTCGATGCCGGCTGCAGCTTCACGAACCTTTCCTGTAGATACCTGAGTCATTTGAACGAGACGATAGTGAAAAATTACTACCCCGATCTGGACTCGGCCACAGAAGCAGTGCGGTTGGGCAACGCCTGGGGTGCGCTCTACTTCACGGAAAACTTCACCGATGCTCTGGTTGCACGAATTGCGCTTG GCCGAGACGCGGACGACGAAACGCTGGACCAGTCGGAGATTCGAGTGTGGCTTGACATGTCCAACCAGCAGATCGGTATCATGCTCAACAGGGACTTGCAGGTAGCGTACCGGAATTTTGCCCAGGAGCTGCTGCGAGTTTGCGACAATAACCCGAAGCTGGGCGATGTGCCAATTCAGTTCAAGGACCCGATCTACGGTACGAACGACCCGTCGTTTACGGACTTTGTGGCACCGGGAGTTATTCTGAC TATCGTCTTCTTCTTGGCTGTTGCCTTGACATCGTCGGCGCTTATCATCGAGCGAACGGAAGGCCTGCTGGACAGATCGTGGGTTGCCGGAGTGTCCCCTGGAGAGATTCTGTGCTCGCACGTCGTTACTCAGTTTGTGGTGATGTGCGGCCAAACGGCGCTGGTTTTACTCTTCATGATCGTAGTCTTTGGCGTGACGAATAACGGAGAGATCGTGTGGATCGTTCTGCTGACCATTCTGCAGGGTCTGTGCGGTATGTGCTTCGGATTCGTGATTTCCGCCATCTGCGAACTGGAACGGAATGCCATCCAGCTGGCGCTGGGTTCGTTCTATCCGACGTTGCTGCTCTCCGGAGTGATCTGGCCGATCGAGGGTATGCCACTGGTGCTGCGGTACGTGTCGTTGTGCCTTCCGCTGACCTTGGCCACTTCGTCGCTGCGATCGATTCTGACCCGCGGCTGGAGTATACTGGACGAGGACGTGTACATGGGCTTTGCCGCGACGCTCATTTGGATCGCACTCTTCCTGGTGGTCACGATGATCGTCCTTAAGCTCAAGCGAGGCTAG